A region from the Desulfoglaeba alkanexedens ALDC genome encodes:
- the rpsH gene encoding 30S ribosomal protein S8, giving the protein MAMTDPIADFLNRIKNGQRARFDKVDIPASRLKTELARILKEEGYIKHYKLIKDNKQGVLRVHLRYSTDREAAVTGMERISKPSRRVYVGHDEIPKVLNGLGIAILSTSKGIMTDRDARANRVGGEVLCSVW; this is encoded by the coding sequence ATGGCTATGACGGACCCGATCGCCGATTTCTTGAACAGGATCAAAAACGGGCAGCGGGCTCGATTCGACAAGGTGGACATCCCGGCGTCGCGGCTCAAGACGGAACTCGCCCGGATCCTGAAGGAAGAGGGCTACATCAAGCATTACAAGCTCATCAAGGACAACAAGCAGGGGGTGCTCAGGGTCCACCTGAGATACAGCACCGATCGGGAAGCGGCGGTGACCGGTATGGAACGGATCAGCAAGCCGAGCCGCCGGGTCTACGTGGGCCACGATGAAATCCCGAAGGTGCTTAACGGCTTGGGTATCGCCATCCTGTCGACGTCGAAGGGGATCATGACCGACCGGGACGCGCGCGCCA
- the rplX gene encoding 50S ribosomal protein L24 — MKKYRIRKNDTVMVIAGKEKGKSGKVMRLLPKKDRVIVEKLNMVKRHMRPGPHSRQGGILEKEAPIHVSNLMLICSKCTDPTRVGYKVLEDGRKVRFCKKCGEVIDG; from the coding sequence GTGAAGAAGTATCGGATCAGAAAGAACGACACCGTGATGGTGATCGCCGGCAAGGAGAAAGGCAAGAGCGGCAAGGTGATGCGCCTTCTGCCCAAGAAGGACCGGGTCATCGTGGAAAAGCTTAACATGGTGAAGCGCCACATGCGGCCCGGACCTCACAGCCGGCAGGGAGGGATCCTGGAAAAGGAAGCCCCCATTCACGTATCCAACCTGATGCTCATTTGTTCCAAGTGCACGGATCCTACCCGAGTGGGCTATAAGGTCCTCGAAGACGGCCGCAAGGTGCGTTTCTGCAAGAAATGCGGCGAAGTCATCGACGGATGA
- the rplC gene encoding 50S ribosomal protein L3: MVKALIGRKLGMMQVFGDDGHSLPVTVVQAGPCVITQVKTPERDGYAALQLGFGKRKESRVNRPLRGHMEKAGKGCFEILKEVKVEDPEGYETGQEFGADVFEIGERIDVMGNSKGKGFAGTVKRWGFHRGPVTHGCKNIREPGSTGCATYPGRVIKGKKMAGQKGNKRVTTLNLRIVDVRPEENLILIKGALPGSSNGIVFLRKSNRVK; the protein is encoded by the coding sequence ATGGTGAAAGCATTGATCGGGCGAAAACTGGGGATGATGCAGGTTTTCGGGGACGACGGTCACTCGCTGCCGGTGACCGTGGTTCAGGCCGGCCCCTGCGTGATCACTCAGGTGAAGACACCGGAGCGCGACGGCTATGCGGCGCTGCAGTTGGGCTTTGGAAAGCGCAAGGAGAGCCGGGTGAATCGGCCGCTCAGAGGTCACATGGAAAAGGCCGGCAAGGGGTGCTTCGAAATCCTTAAGGAAGTCAAGGTGGAAGACCCTGAAGGCTACGAAACGGGGCAGGAATTCGGTGCGGACGTCTTCGAAATCGGCGAGCGTATCGATGTTATGGGAAACAGCAAGGGGAAAGGGTTTGCCGGAACCGTCAAGCGCTGGGGGTTTCACCGGGGACCTGTGACCCATGGCTGCAAGAACATCCGTGAGCCCGGTTCGACCGGATGCGCCACCTACCCCGGCCGGGTTATCAAGGGGAAAAAGATGGCCGGCCAGAAAGGGAACAAGAGGGTCACCACGCTGAACCTGCGAATCGTCGATGTGCGGCCCGAAGAGAACCTGATCCTGATCAAGGGCGCCTTGCCCGGTTCGTCCAACGGGATCGTGTTTCTCCGGAAATCGAACCGGGTGAAGTGA
- the rplB gene encoding 50S ribosomal protein L2, translating into MGIRKVKPRSPGSRFVTYPDFKDVTRKEPEKGLVEPLKKNGGRNCYGRITVRHRGGGHKRLYRIIDFRREKENVPAKVASIEYDPNRSARIALLHYLDGEKRYILAPVGLKVGDTVVSSDTADIKPGNCLRLERMPLGTVVHNVEMKPGKGGQLVRSAGSGAQLMAKEGRHAILRLPSGEMRMVPVVCRATVGQVGHIEHENLSVGKAGRKRWLGRRPKVRGVAMNPVDHPMGGGEGRSSGGRHPCTPWGKPTKGYRTRKTKPSDKLIIRRRK; encoded by the coding sequence ATGGGCATAAGGAAAGTGAAGCCAAGAAGCCCGGGCAGTCGATTCGTGACCTATCCGGATTTTAAAGACGTCACCCGGAAGGAACCGGAAAAGGGCCTCGTTGAACCGCTGAAGAAAAACGGCGGACGAAACTGCTACGGAAGGATCACGGTGCGGCACCGGGGCGGTGGGCACAAGCGACTGTATCGCATCATCGACTTTCGGCGGGAGAAGGAAAACGTCCCGGCGAAGGTGGCGAGCATCGAATACGACCCGAACCGTTCCGCGCGCATTGCTCTGCTGCATTACCTGGACGGTGAGAAGCGCTACATTCTCGCTCCGGTTGGGTTGAAGGTGGGCGATACGGTGGTGAGCAGCGACACGGCGGATATCAAGCCGGGAAACTGCCTGCGGCTGGAAAGGATGCCCCTGGGAACCGTCGTCCACAACGTGGAGATGAAGCCGGGAAAAGGCGGGCAGCTGGTGCGGTCCGCCGGAAGCGGGGCGCAGCTCATGGCCAAGGAAGGCCGGCATGCCATCCTGCGGCTTCCCTCGGGGGAAATGCGGATGGTTCCCGTCGTGTGTCGGGCCACCGTCGGTCAGGTGGGCCACATCGAACACGAGAACCTGTCCGTCGGCAAGGCGGGGCGGAAGCGCTGGCTGGGACGCCGCCCCAAGGTCCGCGGCGTGGCCATGAACCCCGTCGATCACCCGATGGGGGGCGGCGAAGGCCGCAGTTCCGGGGGGCGGCATCCGTGCACCCCGTGGGGCAAGCCGACTAAGGGGTATCGGACGCGCAAGACCAAACCGAGCGATAAGCTCATCATTCGCCGCAGGAAGTAA
- the rpsL gene encoding 30S ribosomal protein S12: MPTINQLVRKGRKQIKKKSSTPAMQRCPQKRGVCVRVYTTTPKKPNSALRKIARVRLTNGIEVTSYIPGIGHNLQEHSVVLIRGGRVKDLPGVRYHIIRGTLDALGVGDRRQGRSKYGTKRPK; the protein is encoded by the coding sequence ATGCCCACGATCAACCAACTGGTGAGGAAAGGCAGAAAGCAGATCAAGAAGAAATCGAGCACGCCCGCCATGCAGCGGTGCCCTCAGAAGCGGGGGGTGTGCGTGCGCGTCTACACCACGACCCCCAAGAAGCCCAATTCGGCGCTGCGCAAGATCGCCCGCGTGCGCCTGACCAACGGCATCGAGGTCACTTCCTACATCCCGGGCATCGGCCACAACCTCCAGGAGCACTCGGTGGTTCTGATTCGAGGCGGCCGCGTGAAGGACCTTCCCGGCGTGCGTTATCATATCATTCGCGGAACCCTGGATGCGTTGGGGGTCGGCGACCGCAGGCAGGGCCGATCCAAGTACGGTACAAAGCGACCCAAGTAG
- the rplD gene encoding 50S ribosomal protein L4, which yields MAIVDVYDMNREVVGQLELRDDIFGVPVKPHVLHEVVLYQLAKRRAGTAKTKGRSEVSGGGRKPWRQKGTGRARAGTIRSPLWRGGGIVHGPQPRSYEMRVPKKLRRQALKMALSQKLLDRELTVVDSLHLAEIKTKTFAEMLRRFEAEKPLVVIDRRDEVIEKSARNIPRTKVLRSEGLNVYDLLNHHSVLLTRETVSKIEEALGS from the coding sequence ATGGCTATTGTGGACGTGTACGATATGAACCGGGAAGTGGTGGGTCAGTTGGAACTCAGGGACGATATCTTCGGGGTTCCGGTCAAGCCTCACGTGCTTCACGAAGTGGTGCTGTATCAGTTGGCCAAGCGCCGCGCGGGAACCGCAAAGACGAAGGGACGGAGCGAAGTCTCCGGCGGCGGTCGGAAGCCGTGGCGGCAGAAGGGCACCGGGCGCGCACGCGCCGGGACCATCCGGTCGCCGCTCTGGCGGGGCGGCGGAATCGTCCACGGTCCGCAGCCGCGGAGCTACGAGATGCGCGTACCCAAAAAGTTGCGCAGGCAGGCCCTGAAAATGGCCCTTTCTCAGAAGCTGCTGGATCGGGAACTCACCGTGGTGGACAGCCTCCACCTGGCGGAAATCAAGACCAAGACCTTCGCCGAGATGCTCAGGCGCTTTGAAGCCGAAAAGCCGCTCGTGGTCATCGACCGCCGGGACGAGGTGATCGAGAAGTCCGCGCGCAATATTCCTCGGACCAAGGTCCTGCGGAGCGAAGGGTTGAACGTGTACGATCTCCTGAACCACCACAGCGTGCTGCTGACCCGGGAGACCGTCTCGAAGATAGAGGAGGCGTTGGGATCATGA
- the tuf gene encoding elongation factor Tu produces MAKKKFERTKPHVNVGTIGHIDHGKTTLTAAITKQLSKRGRAEFVPFDQIDKAPEERERGITIATAHVEYETEKRHYAHVDCPGHADYIKNMITGAAQMDGAILVVAADDGPMPQTREHILLARQVGVPYIVVFLNKVDMVDDPELIELVELELRELLTKYGFPGDEVPIVKGSALKALEAEDPDSADAAPIFELMKAVDEYIPDPVRDIDKPFLMPIEDVFSISGRGTVVTGRVERGVITVGEEVEIVGFGPTMKTVCTGVEMFRKTLDRGEAGDNIGVLLRGIKRDEVERGQVVAKPGSITPHTKFKAEVYVLKKEEGGRHTPFFPGYRPQFYLRTTDVTGVVTLPEGVEMVMPGDNVNMEVQLIAPVALEEGLRFAIREGGRTVGAGVVTSIIE; encoded by the coding sequence ATGGCGAAGAAGAAGTTTGAGCGGACGAAGCCGCACGTGAACGTGGGGACGATCGGGCACATCGATCATGGGAAGACGACGCTTACGGCGGCGATCACGAAGCAGTTGTCGAAGCGGGGTCGTGCGGAGTTCGTCCCGTTCGATCAGATTGACAAGGCGCCGGAGGAGCGGGAGCGTGGGATTACGATAGCGACGGCGCACGTGGAATACGAGACGGAGAAGCGTCATTATGCGCACGTGGACTGTCCGGGTCATGCGGACTACATCAAGAACATGATCACGGGTGCGGCGCAGATGGACGGAGCGATTTTGGTGGTGGCGGCCGATGACGGGCCGATGCCGCAGACGCGGGAGCACATTTTGCTGGCGCGTCAGGTGGGGGTGCCCTACATTGTGGTGTTTTTGAACAAGGTGGACATGGTGGATGATCCGGAGCTGATCGAGCTGGTGGAGCTGGAGCTTCGGGAGTTGTTGACGAAGTATGGATTTCCGGGCGATGAGGTGCCGATCGTGAAGGGGTCGGCGTTGAAGGCGTTGGAGGCGGAGGATCCGGACAGTGCGGATGCGGCGCCGATTTTCGAGTTGATGAAGGCGGTGGACGAGTACATTCCGGATCCGGTGCGGGACATCGACAAGCCGTTTTTGATGCCGATCGAGGATGTGTTTTCGATCAGCGGTCGTGGGACGGTGGTTACGGGGCGCGTGGAGCGTGGCGTGATCACGGTGGGCGAGGAAGTGGAGATCGTGGGTTTCGGTCCGACGATGAAGACGGTGTGTACGGGCGTGGAGATGTTCCGTAAGACGCTGGACCGTGGGGAAGCGGGGGACAACATAGGGGTGCTTCTTCGGGGGATCAAGCGTGACGAGGTGGAGCGCGGCCAGGTGGTGGCGAAGCCGGGGAGCATCACGCCGCACACGAAGTTCAAGGCGGAAGTGTATGTCTTGAAGAAGGAAGAAGGTGGGCGGCACACGCCGTTTTTCCCGGGATACCGGCCGCAGTTTTATCTTCGGACGACGGACGTGACGGGAGTGGTGACGCTTCCGGAGGGTGTGGAGATGGTGATGCCGGGCGACAACGTGAACATGGAAGTGCAGCTGATCGCGCCGGTGGCTCTGGAAGAAGGGCTGCGGTTCGCGATCCGCGAAGGCGGCCGCACGGTCGGCGCCGGAGTCGTCACCAGCATCATCGAATAG
- the rpsJ gene encoding 30S ribosomal protein S10 translates to MMNQRIRIRLKAYDHKLLDQAAGEIVATARKTGAGVAGPIPLPTKIHRYTVLRSPHIDKKSREQFEIRVHKRLLDILEPTQQTVDSLMKLDLSAGVDVEIKL, encoded by the coding sequence ATGATGAATCAAAGGATACGCATTCGCCTGAAGGCCTACGACCACAAGCTGCTGGATCAGGCGGCCGGTGAGATCGTGGCCACCGCGAGGAAGACCGGGGCCGGGGTTGCGGGGCCGATACCTCTGCCCACCAAGATCCACCGCTACACGGTTCTACGTTCGCCTCACATCGACAAGAAGTCTCGGGAGCAGTTCGAGATTCGAGTCCACAAGCGGCTGCTGGATATCCTGGAGCCGACGCAGCAGACGGTGGATTCCTTGATGAAACTCGATCTTTCCGCCGGTGTGGACGTGGAGATAAAGCTCTAG
- the rpmC gene encoding 50S ribosomal protein L29, with protein sequence MKARVLRDMSQEELRQKLAEIREALFNLKFQHATGQLENTAQLGKYRRDVARVLTVLREKEKS encoded by the coding sequence ATGAAAGCCAGGGTATTGCGGGATATGAGCCAGGAGGAACTTCGGCAGAAGCTTGCCGAGATTCGCGAGGCGCTTTTCAACCTCAAATTTCAGCACGCGACCGGGCAGCTGGAAAATACGGCGCAACTGGGCAAGTACCGCAGGGACGTGGCGCGCGTGCTGACGGTGCTTCGCGAAAAGGAAAAGTCGTAA
- the rpsQ gene encoding 30S ribosomal protein S17: MEERQEGKSRRKTRVGTVVSNKMDKTVVVRVERLVRHPVYKKYVRRKSTFKAHDEANACQIGDQVLVLESRPLSKDKHWVVLEILKRAAG; this comes from the coding sequence ATGGAAGAGCGGCAAGAGGGGAAATCTCGAAGGAAAACTCGGGTCGGCACGGTGGTGAGTAACAAGATGGACAAGACCGTGGTGGTCAGGGTGGAGCGGCTGGTTCGGCATCCGGTTTACAAGAAGTATGTGCGCCGCAAGAGCACTTTCAAGGCTCATGACGAGGCCAACGCCTGTCAGATCGGCGACCAGGTGCTGGTGCTGGAGAGCCGGCCGTTGAGCAAGGACAAACACTGGGTGGTGTTGGAGATCCTCAAACGCGCGGCCGGTTGA
- the rpsC gene encoding 30S ribosomal protein S3, whose translation MGQKVHPTGFRLGVIKTWDSKWFATKDYAKLAYEDRMIRNYIKGRLYHAGIAKIEIERAANKAKIRIFTARPGIVIGKKGAEIEALRRDLEKRFKREILIDIQEVRRPELDATLVAENIALQLERRVAFRRAMKRAVTSSLKFGAKGVRVACAGRLGGAEMARREWYREGRVPLHTLRADIDYATAVAKTTYGVIGVKVWIFKGEVLA comes from the coding sequence TTGGGACAGAAGGTGCACCCGACCGGATTTCGGCTTGGCGTGATCAAGACGTGGGATTCCAAGTGGTTCGCCACGAAGGATTATGCCAAACTCGCTTACGAAGACCGCATGATCCGCAACTACATCAAGGGGCGGCTGTACCATGCGGGCATCGCGAAGATTGAAATCGAAAGGGCCGCCAACAAGGCCAAGATCAGGATCTTCACGGCCCGCCCCGGGATCGTGATCGGAAAGAAGGGGGCCGAAATCGAGGCGCTGAGAAGGGACCTCGAAAAGCGCTTCAAGAGGGAGATCCTTATCGACATCCAGGAAGTACGGCGGCCCGAGCTGGACGCCACGCTGGTGGCGGAAAACATCGCCCTGCAGCTGGAACGCCGGGTGGCCTTTCGGCGCGCCATGAAGCGGGCGGTGACTTCATCGCTGAAATTCGGAGCCAAGGGGGTTCGGGTGGCCTGTGCCGGGCGGCTGGGTGGAGCGGAAATGGCTCGCCGCGAATGGTACCGTGAGGGACGGGTTCCACTTCACACGCTGAGAGCCGACATCGACTATGCCACGGCGGTTGCGAAGACGACCTACGGCGTGATCGGCGTCAAGGTGTGGATCTTCAAGGGCGAGGTCCTCGCGTAG
- the rplP gene encoding 50S ribosomal protein L16, which produces MLAPKRVKYRKQQKGRRRGMAYRGHQLNFGDYGLKALGPGWITSRQIEAARVAITRHVKRGGKIWIRIFPDKPYTKKPAETRMGKGKGPPEGWVAVVKPGRILYELKGVPEEVAREACRLAAHKLPIPTRFVSRQDVL; this is translated from the coding sequence ATGCTTGCACCGAAACGGGTCAAATATAGAAAGCAGCAGAAGGGGCGTCGCCGCGGTATGGCTTACCGCGGCCATCAGCTGAATTTCGGCGACTACGGGCTGAAGGCGCTGGGACCGGGCTGGATCACGTCCCGGCAGATTGAAGCCGCTCGTGTGGCCATCACCCGACACGTGAAGCGCGGCGGCAAAATCTGGATTCGCATCTTTCCGGACAAGCCCTACACCAAGAAGCCCGCCGAGACCCGGATGGGCAAAGGCAAGGGTCCACCGGAAGGCTGGGTGGCCGTGGTGAAACCGGGACGGATTCTCTATGAATTGAAGGGCGTACCGGAAGAGGTGGCACGCGAAGCCTGTAGGCTGGCCGCGCACAAGCTGCCCATCCCGACGCGCTTTGTTTCGAGGCAGGATGTGCTATGA
- a CDS encoding type Z 30S ribosomal protein S14 gives MAKKSMIAKATRTPKFRVRAYNRCPLCGRPRAYLRKFGMCRICFRKMSLNGELPGVVKSSW, from the coding sequence GTGGCGAAGAAATCCATGATTGCTAAAGCGACGCGAACGCCCAAGTTCCGCGTCAGGGCTTACAACCGATGCCCTCTTTGTGGTCGGCCCCGGGCCTACCTCAGGAAGTTCGGAATGTGCCGCATCTGCTTTCGGAAGATGTCGCTCAACGGCGAGCTGCCCGGGGTGGTGAAGTCGAGCTGGTAA
- the rplV gene encoding 50S ribosomal protein L22, protein MEMRAVSKYIRISPTKARLVADLVRSKPLGEALTILKYTPKKGARYIGKTLRSAMANAENSRVMDMDNLFVKNVHVDEGPRLKRWRPRAMGRATRVIKRSSHITVVLEER, encoded by the coding sequence ATGGAAATGAGGGCGGTGTCGAAATACATCCGGATTTCACCGACAAAGGCCAGGCTGGTGGCGGACCTTGTTCGCAGCAAGCCGTTGGGCGAGGCGCTGACCATCCTGAAGTACACGCCGAAGAAGGGCGCCCGTTACATCGGAAAGACCCTGCGTTCGGCCATGGCCAACGCGGAAAACTCGCGCGTCATGGACATGGACAACCTGTTCGTGAAAAACGTTCACGTGGACGAGGGCCCGCGCCTGAAGCGGTGGCGGCCCAGGGCCATGGGGCGTGCGACGAGGGTTATAAAGCGGTCGAGCCACATTACGGTGGTGCTGGAAGAGAGGTAG
- the rpsS gene encoding 30S ribosomal protein S19: MPRSLKKGPFIDDHLMQKAYKARETGDRRVIKTWSRRSTIVPEFVGLTLAVHNGKKFIPVFVTENMVGHKLGEFAPTRTFYGHAGDRKSKVKGKK, from the coding sequence GTGCCTCGCTCTCTGAAAAAGGGACCGTTCATTGACGACCATCTCATGCAAAAGGCCTACAAAGCGCGCGAAACGGGCGACCGAAGAGTGATCAAGACTTGGTCCAGACGGTCCACCATCGTGCCCGAGTTCGTGGGCCTGACCCTGGCGGTGCACAACGGGAAGAAGTTCATCCCGGTTTTCGTCACCGAGAACATGGTGGGCCATAAGCTCGGTGAGTTCGCTCCGACGCGGACGTTCTACGGGCATGCCGGCGACAGGAAGTCCAAGGTGAAGGGGAAGAAGTGA
- the rplN gene encoding 50S ribosomal protein L14, whose product MIQAETQLNAADNSGAKRLYCIKVLGGSRKRYATVGDIIVVSVKEAIPNAKVKKGDVLRAVVVRTSKEVRRSDGSYIKFDDNSAVLINAAREPIGTRIFGPVARELRAKQFMKIISLAPEVL is encoded by the coding sequence ATGATCCAGGCGGAAACTCAGCTCAACGCCGCCGATAATTCCGGAGCAAAGCGGCTTTACTGCATCAAGGTACTGGGCGGCTCGCGGAAGCGTTATGCGACGGTGGGGGACATCATCGTGGTGTCCGTCAAGGAAGCCATTCCGAACGCCAAGGTGAAGAAGGGCGATGTGTTGCGAGCCGTCGTGGTGCGCACCAGTAAGGAAGTTCGCCGCTCCGATGGGTCTTACATAAAGTTCGACGACAATTCCGCGGTTCTCATCAACGCGGCCAGGGAACCCATCGGAACCCGGATCTTCGGTCCGGTGGCGAGAGAACTGAGGGCCAAGCAGTTCATGAAAATCATTTCGCTCGCTCCGGAAGTCCTGTAG
- the rplE gene encoding 50S ribosomal protein L5: MARLREFYTQEVAPKLAETFKYKSPMQIPRLSKIVLNMGLGEAIQNIKILDSAAEELALISGQKPVVTRARQSIAAFKLRKGMPIGCMVTLRANRMYDFYDKLVNVALPRVRDFRGVSPKAFDGRGNYTLGVKEQIIFPEIDYDKIDKIKGMNISIVTTAETDDEARLLLQLMGMPFKK, encoded by the coding sequence ATGGCACGATTGCGCGAGTTTTACACTCAGGAAGTGGCGCCCAAGCTGGCGGAAACCTTCAAGTACAAAAGCCCGATGCAGATTCCCAGGTTGAGCAAGATCGTGCTGAACATGGGGCTCGGTGAAGCGATCCAGAACATCAAGATTCTGGATTCGGCCGCCGAAGAACTGGCGCTCATCAGCGGGCAGAAACCGGTGGTGACGCGGGCGCGCCAGAGTATCGCCGCTTTCAAACTGAGAAAAGGGATGCCCATCGGCTGCATGGTGACCCTGCGCGCGAACCGCATGTACGATTTTTACGACAAGCTGGTCAACGTGGCCTTGCCCCGGGTGAGGGATTTCCGCGGGGTGTCCCCCAAGGCGTTCGACGGCCGCGGCAACTATACGCTGGGGGTGAAGGAACAGATCATCTTTCCGGAAATCGACTACGACAAGATCGACAAGATCAAGGGCATGAACATCTCCATCGTTACCACGGCGGAAACCGACGATGAGGCCCGTCTTCTCTTGCAGCTCATGGGCATGCCCTTCAAGAAATAG
- a CDS encoding 50S ribosomal protein L23 translates to MSGKAYQVLKRPVITEKTTAAKDALNQLSFEVDRRANKIEIKQAVEKIFKVDVLEVRTSTVKGRMKRVGRHMTKTSDWKKAVVKIKPGQSVEFFEGV, encoded by the coding sequence ATGAGTGGCAAAGCCTATCAGGTTCTGAAACGCCCGGTGATCACCGAAAAGACCACCGCCGCCAAGGACGCCCTGAATCAGCTGAGCTTTGAAGTGGACCGGCGAGCCAACAAGATCGAAATCAAGCAGGCCGTGGAGAAGATCTTCAAGGTGGATGTGCTGGAAGTGCGGACGTCCACTGTGAAGGGAAGAATGAAGCGGGTCGGACGGCACATGACGAAAACGTCGGACTGGAAGAAGGCGGTGGTGAAGATCAAGCCGGGCCAGAGTGTGGAATTCTTCGAGGGCGTGTGA
- the rpsG gene encoding 30S ribosomal protein S7, with the protein MPRRREVPKREILPDPKFNSKLVAKFVNNLMRRGKKSVAERTLYGAFDLIEQRSKQDPLEVFHKAMENVRPVIEVKSRRVGGATYQVPVEVRYERRDALAMRWIINHARQRSEKTMMQKLAGELADASQNRGGAIKKREDTHRMAEANKAFAHYRW; encoded by the coding sequence ATGCCAAGAAGAAGAGAAGTCCCGAAGCGCGAGATTCTGCCGGATCCCAAGTTCAACAGCAAGCTCGTGGCGAAGTTCGTAAACAACCTCATGCGCCGCGGCAAGAAGAGCGTGGCCGAAAGAACCCTCTACGGAGCCTTCGACTTGATCGAGCAGCGTTCGAAGCAGGATCCCCTTGAGGTCTTCCACAAGGCCATGGAGAATGTGCGGCCGGTGATTGAAGTCAAATCCCGCAGGGTCGGCGGAGCTACGTACCAGGTTCCCGTGGAAGTGCGTTACGAACGGCGGGACGCCCTGGCCATGCGCTGGATCATCAACCACGCCCGGCAGCGGTCCGAGAAGACCATGATGCAGAAGCTGGCAGGCGAACTGGCCGACGCTTCGCAGAATCGCGGGGGAGCCATCAAGAAGCGCGAGGACACGCACCGGATGGCTGAAGCCAACAAGGCCTTCGCTCACTATCGCTGGTAG